The genomic interval TATTCTTCTCCACTGTCTTGATGAACTTCTGGAGGTCCTCAGCCATCAGCTGTGGCTCCTCCATGGCAGCAAAATGGCCACCACGAGCCATGGGAGTGAAGGTCATGAGTTTACGGTATTTCTGTTTGACCCACAGCTTTGGGTGTGTGCATCAGCTCGTTGGGGAAGCAGGCAAACCCGGTGGGAACATAAACCGGTATCCTGGGAAGAGATGATGATGGATTAACATCAATTTTAAAATAGGCTATTGTGGAGAACAAGAATCATCTGGTCTTGGAGTAAACTTTAACATTGGAGATGTTATTTCATTGTCACTCACTTGGAGTGGGGCTGGTCGAGGCCTTTGCCAAAGTTTTCCTTGTAGAACCTCATTGATGAGATTATGCATCCAGACGTCCAGTAGATCATAACATTGGTCAGTAAGTCATCCAGAGAGAACTTCCTACAACACATAACACCAACATGATTTAATATTATAGTAATGACAATAATGGTTCTGCTATGATTTCAGTGAACAGTAGAAACCAGAAGAACTGTTGTGCATTAGTACTGTGAACAAATctgacttgattttttttccagtcccATTTCACAAAGCAGCCTCTGGGCTACATATGCAACTAGTGATATTTAGAGCTTGCTGCATATTTGTAAATGATAGTTTGATACATTATCTTCATATTGGAGACAGTGAGATTGATGTGGTGATCGTATATATCAGCACTGTGATCCCCTTCTACTCTGTTATGTTCTATTTACCTGGTGAGTCCTCCATCCTCAAGGTTCCTGAAGTCACGGTTTGTCCATGTGGAGAACTTCTCCAGAATGTAGGCAGCAAGACCCACTGGAGAGTCATTCAGTCCTCGTCCTGAGGGAAAAAACAGCCAGAAATCATTTGATTTATGGATTTGttcatcaataaaaacaatttgtaTATTTGCTGTGATTGTAAATTGGTGCgcttaaagggtcagttcacccaaatcacaaaaaatattgaTGTACTGACCAGTTAAGATCCCATTAATCCTTATAAACCCTACTCAAGTCCAGTCTAAGAGACTACAAGCATTTCCCTAACAGCAGCATTAGCACAAAAAGTGCAGTCATGCAGACACATGTACAGTTATCTAGGGTGTCCAACCCATTCTGTCATGATTTTCGGCCACTGAGCAACTTGTGAGCACGGCATAATCTCATGTTGCAAGTTGCAGTTTGCATGTTGCAAATTTGGAGAAATGGGCCCAAGATCCTTACCCACAGTGTCAGGTTTAGTGGCCTGGATGTGCATGTAGCCAGACTCTTTGATGGACTCCACCACCAGTTTCTCCATGCAAGGGAAGAGTCGCTGAATATCCACATCAGTGAAACCAAAGAGCTTAGGGAAGCGACGGCCGAGCATCATGGATAAAACCACGGACAGACCAGGCTTGGAGGGTGGAGCAAAGTTTACATGCAAGCCTTTAACTGACCTGGggtttgggggaaaaaaaaacaaaacacaaagaaatgtagTGATGCCTTATTCAAGCAtgtatataaaagaaaatgcacagaaatatataaatcTATAATCAAAGGTCTTCTAAATGTTGTAAAACCCCGAGAACAGTTGTTATTTTCAGGTGTTCTCGTGGTTATTACTTGGGTTCCAGCTGAGCCATGTTGGTGGTGACCAGCCAGCCCCAGTCTCCTCCGTGAGCGTAGAACTGCTGGAAGCCCAGGCGCTTCATAAGTTTGAGGAAGATGCTTGCAGCACAAACCGAATCAAAGcctgttctcacacacacacacacacacacattagcagtTAGAAACTGCTCTATGAAACCATGCAGGTTTTATAAATGGATGTCTCCATCCCAGTTGGATCTTCATTAAGACAAAACCTGGGATTAATCATTATCCATTTACTAAATCTATGGTTTGGAGTCAGTGTGCAACTGTTTCATCAGTAGCTGTGTCTCCATTTCACTGTCAAGCAAATCTGAGGTGAACTTCTTAAATGTTGATGATGCGCCATTTGATGAAACGTGCCTATGCAGCCTATTGTACAGTGGTGGTACAGGTTATCTTACACATGGCTGCAATAcacaaagtaaaagaaataGAGGTTGCAGGTTGGAAACAAAGCTAACAAAGTTTGCCAACTGtcaaagaagaaacaaaaccaattttgaatttttttccaTTAGGTAAGTTGTAATCATTCTTTCACGTTAGCTGGTATCAGCCATGCTTTATGCTGTCTGAAATGATCtgaagatgaagacaaagaaacaaaacagtttttatgtATGCAGCAAGACAACAGCTGATCAGTTGTCTGAGGTAAAGGTTTGCTATGTCAGAACTTATTCAGATGTGTTTCCATATTTCCATGTCTCCAAATGCATTGACTCTAAAACCACCTAAAGCAAGTGTCAAAACCCTTTTAGCaattgaagtttttttttttctgagttttGCCATTTACATCGACCTTTTCTAATGTGATACTTCAGAAACAACTATGTTTTCCAAAATCCTTGCAcataaatgtaatgtgtttatAACACTCTATCAGTTTTAACAGCCTGTTCCAgagataaattacattttattcagaTGAATTTTTATaacaaaaagcacaaacaccgtttttttttttaatggaacccccccccccaaaaaaaaaaagaaaaaaaaaaaaagaaatctcagACTCACCCTTCTTATGTGGTGCCTCAGAGAAGCCATACCCTGGTATGGAGGGACACACCACCTCAAACACAAGGTCTTCTGGGTCTGATGCTTCTGTTAGCAGAGGGATCAATCCATAGAACTCATAGAAGGAGCCAGGCCAGCCATGGACCATTATCAGAGGAATAGCAGTTGTTCCCTGTGGGACCTTCTTGGGCTTCACATGCAGGTAGTGGATATCAATGCCTGTATGAAAGTTCAATTAGTAAGAACAGGTGATAGACAGGACAATATCTTCTCAGGACAATATCTAGTGGAGCCTTACCTTcaattttggttttaaaatggGGGTACTGGTTGAGTTTGTCAACTTGTCTCTTCCAGTTAAAGTCATTTCTCCAGTAGGAGACAACCTTCTGCAAATACTGGGAGTTGAAGCCATAATTAAACTGACTGTCCTCCAATGAGGCAACAGGACGCGTCTGGTCTATCCTTCTATACAGGTCctgaaaagaggagaagatgTGAGCGTTTTGCAGTCTTTCTGATTAGTGGTTAACTACCTCATGAGTACATGCTCCAGAGTGAGTATCCTGTGTGATCAACTATAAGGGAATCTAACCTCCAGCTCGTCATCACTGGTAGTGACTTTAAATGGGCATATGGTGACATCCTCCTCGCCATCAGGGGGTGCTCCAGCCCCCCACCAGCCATCCTGTATCTTCAGAACCTGCTTCCTGCTCCTCTGAACCAGGAAGTAGATAAGTCCTCCAATCACTAGAGCAATTAGCACCTCTGTGAACATGGTGTTCGGTGTCTACACTGGGACAGGGACGGACGGATGGAGGAAGACAGGACTAGGTGGGGGAAAGGGTGAGATAGCACAAGGACATGTACAGTGAATTCAGACCCCTCCACTTTTTACATGTTATAGatttaacataacatttcatttttgtgtctgGTAGGCACCAGACATAATGTTTGGAGTTCTGCCCCAAcagttcatttttgtctttttcctcattGCCATTTGGCACACTCCAATCA from Lates calcarifer isolate ASB-BC8 linkage group LG7_1, TLL_Latcal_v3, whole genome shotgun sequence carries:
- the ephx1 gene encoding LOW QUALITY PROTEIN: epoxide hydrolase 1 (The sequence of the model RefSeq protein was modified relative to this genomic sequence to represent the inferred CDS: deleted 1 base in 1 codon) → MFTEVLIALVIGGLIYFLVQRSRKQVLKIQDGWWGAGAPPDGEEDVTICPFKVTTSDDELEDLYRRIDQTRPVASLEDSQFNYGFNSQYLQKVVSYWRNDFNWKRQVDKLNQYPHFKTKIEGIDIHYLHVKPKKVPQGTTAIPLIMVHGWPGSFYEFYGLIPLLTEASDPEDLVFEVVCPSIPGYGFSEAPHKKGFDSVCAASIFLKLMKRLGFQQFYAHGGDWGWLVTTNMAQLEPKSVKGLHVNFAPPSKPGLSVVLSMMLGRRFPKLFGFTDVDIQRLFPCMEKLVVESIKESGYMHIQATKPDTVGRGLNDSPVGLAAYILEKFSTWTNRDFRNLEDGGLTRKFSLDDLLTNVMIYWTSGCIISSMRFYKENFGKGLDQPHSKIPVYVPTGFACFPNELMHTPKAWVKQKYRKLMTFTPMARGGHFAAMEEPQLMAEDLQKFIKTVEKNKK